In Quercus robur chromosome 11, dhQueRobu3.1, whole genome shotgun sequence, the sequence caccaaatccttccttttcatttaggcccgggatccttgggcctgaatgtcacgaaaaaggcactctcacagatactaaaacacttataatggtattttattgcttaggaggaatcgcatttttgtcTTGAgaagatttatgtgacttgcgcacaacttggttcgtaatcagcccctatttagctgcggtgaaccaagtccagtccaccaaaatacaactatttggcccaggatccttgggcctgtgtgctaaggaaaaaagcactctcacatacccaaacacaacccatacATATTCAGAGTGTAAAGAGtcttttggagcttgggaagcattGAGAATTTACCAAAATATGCCGGTGAGGCTTGACAGATGCAATCGAGCGGTATTGTTGGATCTGGATAACTAATGAAAACAAAACTCTAAGAAATTCATTGGTAGCtggagcttagagggcttaacTACtttggatagattaggcttagagggtttttttttagtatcCTTGTATCCCTACTTACTAACTAGTGGTTCCGCACTTAGTCAATTAGGGTAAACGCAATCTAGCCGTTgttttaaaattgggggtctaaacaagaaATAATGTTTTACAATATTTGAGCTTTCATATACTATTAATAAAAGGATTCCTTGTTTGGGTTTcaacatttttcttattaaaataccTTCACACAAGttttaaactctctaaaatacctCTATCTTTTagtcaaataattttaaattaaaaaacacaaattggttaaaagagtaatttactgtTACTAAATTTTAagcttttttctttatcttcctGCCTAAAATTTATGACACTATCTCTAtctcattaaattaaaaaacacaaaaccaaaaaaacaaataaataaaaaataacattattatacGTGTAAAGTATGAGTCTAATAACTTATAATAAGTATTATAagaatattagtattttttgtGCAAAAAAGTCAAATTGTGGCATAAAAGCTACAAATCTTAGAAAAGAGACTATAGCTACTATTAACATGTGGAATAAATATTATTAGCTTTCATTACAAAGAATAAAGCTTAGCGTAGGCAACGGTTGATACCTAACTTAACTCATCCAATTGAAGAGGATCTATTCTGGCAAAAAATATTCACAACCAGTTTTTTACCAAACTTTCTCTCCTTCCTCCACTAATTCTCTCTCCTTGTGGGCTTCTAaatttcggcaatggtattTCTCTCCCCTAATTTCGGTAATTATATTGCCACAATTTCTTTCCACGTCacaaataaatttcaatttatacaATATTGAGCAAAAAATACTCATTTTGTGTGGCATATTAATATTAGGAGCAATATTACaaccacaaattattttataatatttttataaaatgttaataTAGATAACCTCTTATTAATTTTCAACTAAATTtactattaatattatttttttattcattaataaTTACTCACTAAACcaataatttgtaataaaaaaattggtataTTTAGCATTATCTTTAATATCACTAAACTTGTCCTTTTGTCGCGACATATTCGCCTAGCATCACGGCAAGTGGGTGTACTACTGCCATCTAAAGGCGAGCGAATGCACGCACTTTAAAAAAGCATCAAGttggatttgttaaaaaaaagggagggatttaaattgttttttaaacaaacaaaaaaaaaagttttaaaaaaacctttctttacttttttttcttttttttttctttatgcttttTCTCATCCTTAtctgattttcaattttttttttctttatgcttttTCTCATCCTTGTCTGACTTTCATTTTCAGCCTGTACCTAATCCCTCATCTCTcacctctgtctctctctctctctgctcatcttctttttccacTTTCCTCTTTCCTCTTTCTCATCTACCAGTCTTCCTCCACCAAACAGATGCTTCTAGTTCATGCCTTCAACGAActttttctctcactctctctctcttaatttttttaaattctagtTTAATCCAACTTGATGCTTTCTTAAAGTGCGGGCATTCGCTCATCTTCAGATGGTACACCCACTTGCCGTGATGTTAGGTGAATATCTTGCGACCTAAGGGCAGGGTTGACTGAAATCATACATACAGAGAGTGCCAATTCTAGCAAAGTTTTCACAGATTATCCTCCAAAGCTCCAATTCATCTTCTTTTCGGTGAAGCGAAATGGCTGAGGCTGTTGTTTCGGGTGTCGTGACAAGGATAGGTGACTTACTCgtacaagaacaaaaattattgtcCGGGCTGGGTAACCAAGTTGAGCGGCTACAAATTGAGCTCAATCTGATGCAAGGCTTTTTAAAAGATGCAGATGTGAGGCAAGATGAATCAGAGAGTGTAAGACTGTGTGTTGCTAAAATAAGAGATCTTGTTTATGATGTCGATGATATCATTGGGATGTATATCTTCAAAGCTTCTTCCGAGAGGGGAGGACTCATACAAAAAATCCTCAAGAGGTGTGGTTGCATCTTGTATGAAGGAATTTCAGTCCACAAGGCTGGGTCATTAATTTCAAATATCACAGCAAAAATTTATAGTTTGAAATGCATTTTGCAAAACTGTGGGATAAGAAGATCAATAATAAGAGTAGGTGGGCCGAATTTTTTGGAAGAGAGTCAAAGGGAAACTTATTCTCATCCTGAACATGAAGTTGTTGGGCTTGAAGATAATGTAAAAGAATTGGTAGAGTTTTTGCTGAAAGAAGAGGAAGGCAATAGAGTTGCTTCCATATGTGGTATGGGTGGTCTGGGAAAGACCACTCTCGCCAGGATGGTTTATAATCACCCAAAAGTCAAGCAACACTTTGACTGCACCGCTTGGGTGTACATCTCACAGCACTTTCAAAGAAGACATGTTTGGGAACAAATTCTATTGAGCCTTCAGTCTCTATCAAGAGAGGAAAGGGATGAAATTCCACCATTGACAGATGCAGAGCTCGCTGATAAACTTTGTCAAGTTCAAAGGGAGCGAAAGTGTTTGGTTGTCCTAGATGATATATGGAGTGTTGAGAGTTGGAACGTTATATGTGATGCCTTTCGTTGGAAGGATGCTAATAGCAAAATATTGTTGACCTCCCGTAATATGGATGTGATTTCGCATATAGATCCCAAAGGTTTCATGCATAGACTGCCGCTTTTAAATCTTGAAAAGAGTCGGGTTTTGTTTGAGAAGATGGCAATATCTTGGAGACAAGGTACAACTAATATCTAATCTACTCCAGTCTATTATTATTAgtcattttttaattgatttgaatttttttttaattaattgaagaGGAGTAGATGAATATTTAGTGTGAAAAATGACTATTAATATGTCCTCAACTCCATATTAAACactgattaattaataaaaagatattagaagaaaaaaatcaataacaacttgtatatgataaatttttttatgaatttttatttgttaaatagGAAAAGACAAATATCAATATGTGCGGCCTGCGCGCATGAGTATATGTACAGATTGGTGCATGTGAATGTAGAAATTTATTCCAAAATTTAGAAATAAATGTTATTACTTTTTATATCAATTTGATTTGATATGGTTAAAAGTGATTTGAagatacaaaaatatataaaagttcaACACAAATAATAAGACAGAGCAGGTTTCATCCCTGCTCGAAACTATATCTTAGTATATTACATATGCATGGAGCAAGGGCACCTTACCGTAAAAATCACAAATTACAATgccttttacttttcttttgtcGTTATATCATTTCGCCAAATGAATGTACCATCAATGGTTCTGttaatattttggtcatttgtaAGCATTTTGAAGTCTAAAAATATAGTTGATGTTTTAATTGTTATTGTCTTCGTAGTCATTTTTCAAGAAGGAATAAtatagttttgtttgtttgctttgcaGACTCTGAAATAAAGTTTAGGATGATCAATTTAGGGAGGGAAATGGTTGAATATTGTGGGGGTTTACCCCTTGCTATCACGACATTAGGAGGCCTTTTAGCTGTTAAGCAGACTGAAGAAGAATGGGAGGATGTGCTTAAAAATGTTAAATCATTCCTCTATGTGCAAGACCTACGAATCACCACATGCTTGGCTTTAAGTTATAATGATTTGCCTGGTCACTTGAAATTATGCTTTCTATATCTAGGTCATTTTCCAGAAGATTTTGAGATACCAACAAAGGAATTGATTCGGATGTGGATGGGAGAAGGTTTTATATCGCAAAGTCAGCAcgaagaaggaagagaggatACAATGGAGGATGTGGGAGAGCGATATTTCAGGGAACTAGTACAGAGGAGTATGGTACAGGTGGGAAAAATTGGCTCACTTGGAAGGATCAAAACTTGTCGAATCCATGATCTTATGCGAGACTTTTGCGTATCAAAAgcccaaaatgaaaattttctccAAATCATGAATATTCATTCCATGGAAGCAAGTGAAATGCATCATGAAAAAATTCGAAGACTTGCTATTATTTGGAAGCAACATGATCTCGATCCATTGCTTCCCTTGATGTTATCCAAGAACTATCACTTCCTTAGGTCTCTTTTATGCTTTCAACCTCATGTTTTAGACAGTGTTACATCTATGTTCAAGAACTTCAAATTGCTTAGTGTCTTAAATCTAGAGAATTGTTCCACCTATTCTGGAGACTTACCTGAAGACATTGGATGTCTCAACCTCTTGAAATTCTTCTCTCTGAAAAATAGCAATATACGTAGCTTGCCCTCATCTCTAGGAAATTTGAAGTTGTTGCAGACGGTAGATGTGCGATGTTGGGAATACAATTTCCCTGTGAAAGTTCCAAATGTGTTTAAGAAGATGGTACAGTTAAGGCATCTTTATCTACCCAAAGAGTATAGGGTAAATGAGAAATTGGAACTAGCTGATCTTTGTTGTTTGCTGACATTGGTGAATGTTGAGCTCAAAACCATCCAAATGTCCACAAGTTTCAAATTCAGCCGTCTTCAGGTCCTTGGCATGCAGGTGCAGACTGATAATAATGAATGGGCCAATGATGCAATACAAATACTAATATCAAGTTGTCCTCGTGTATATAAGCTAAATCTATATTTCTCAATAAAGAAGCTTCCAGAAGCTTCCCAATTCTCTCCAAAACTTGCCAAGTTGACCTTAAATGGGTCTCTACTTGAAGAAGACCCGATGACAATGTTAGAGAAATTGCCCAACTTAAAAGTCCTCTGTCTTTTTAATAACGCTTTTGCAGGGAAGAATATGGTCTGTTCTGAACGAGGATTTCCTTTACTTCAATTTCTTGTAGTTTCTGAATTAAAAAACCTAGAGGAGTGGCAGGTGGAGGAAGGAGCCATGCCCAATCTCCatcatttgaaaattgaaaattgcagTAGGTTGAAGACGATTCCAGATGGACTGAGATTCATCACAAACCTCCAGGAATTGGAGATCAAATGCATGCCACAGCCATTCGAAGATATGCTTTCTGACAAATTCAAACATGTCGGTGTCCTTGTATTTCAAGGCGGTAATGATAAGCATTATTAGCTAACAAGGTATAACAACGAATTCTTGCACTtgcatttttgaaatattttatagcgcttcttttctttcaaatctcTCACTGTccaattatttcaattttcccaaataatatttagc encodes:
- the LOC126706327 gene encoding putative disease resistance protein At1g50180 isoform X1 — protein: MAEAVVSGVVTRIGDLLVQEQKLLSGLGNQVERLQIELNLMQGFLKDADVRQDESESVRLCVAKIRDLVYDVDDIIGMYIFKASSERGGLIQKILKRCGCILYEGISVHKAGSLISNITAKIYSLKCILQNCGIRRSIIRVGGPNFLEESQRETYSHPEHEVVGLEDNVKELVEFLLKEEEGNRVASICGMGGLGKTTLARMVYNHPKVKQHFDCTAWVYISQHFQRRHVWEQILLSLQSLSREERDEIPPLTDAELADKLCQVQRERKCLVVLDDIWSVESWNVICDAFRWKDANSKILLTSRNMDVISHIDPKGFMHRLPLLNLEKSRVLFEKMAISWRQDSEIKFRMINLGREMVEYCGGLPLAITTLGGLLAVKQTEEEWEDVLKNVKSFLYVQDLRITTCLALSYNDLPGHLKLCFLYLGHFPEDFEIPTKELIRMWMGEGFISQSQHEEGREDTMEDVGERYFRELVQRSMVQVGKIGSLGRIKTCRIHDLMRDFCVSKAQNENFLQIMNIHSMEASEMHHEKIRRLAIIWKQHDLDPLLPLMLSKNYHFLRSLLCFQPHVLDSVTSMFKNFKLLSVLNLENCSTYSGDLPEDIGCLNLLKFFSLKNSNIRSLPSSLGNLKLLQTVDVRCWEYNFPVKVPNVFKKMVQLRHLYLPKEYRVNEKLELADLCCLLTLVNVELKTIQMSTSFKFSRLQVLGMQVQTDNNEWANDAIQILISSCPRVYKLNLYFSIKKLPEASQFSPKLAKLTLNGSLLEEDPMTMLEKLPNLKVLCLFNNAFAGKNMVCSERGFPLLQFLVVSELKNLEEWQVEEGAMPNLHHLKIENCSRLKTIPDGLRFITNLQELEIKCMPQPFEDMLSDKFKHVGVLVFQGGNDKHY